The DNA window TGATACCACTCCCGAGTGGCCGAGCCGTCTTGATCCCTTCAAGCGCGAAGCTCTCGGGATCCTTGGTGACCTCGTTGACGTGACGCGAGACGCCCGGATGGCCGGCATGTTGAAATCCACCGATATCCGTTGAGTTCCACGATTGCCGAGCGCCTCGTGTCCATTCGATCGCGAATGGATGAGGCGTGCACGACAGCTTCGAGAAGCCCGGATGAAGTGAGGCTGCTTGCAGTGTCGAAGACCTTTCCGGCTGATGCGGTCCTTGAGGCTTGGCAGGCCGGCCAAGTCGATTTCGGAGAAAGTCGCCAACAGGAAGGCTCCGCCAAAGTCGCGGAGCTTCCCGAGGGGATCCGGTGGCACTTCATCGGGGGGCTCCAGCGCAATAAAGTCAGGAAGGTGCTGCAGGACTTTGATGTCCTTCACAGTGTCGACTCATTGAAGCTCGCTTCTCACATTGACCGGATCGCTGGAGAACTTCAGCTGAAGCCGGAGGTGTATCTGGAAGTGAATCTTGCGGGAGAGGCGAGCAAGGGAGGATTTGGGCCGGAAGAATTGTCCGGCGTCCTCCAGCAGCTCGTTGAGATGGAGAACCTCA is part of the Haloferula helveola genome and encodes:
- a CDS encoding YggS family pyridoxal phosphate-dependent enzyme; protein product: MSSTIAERLVSIRSRMDEACTTASRSPDEVRLLAVSKTFPADAVLEAWQAGQVDFGESRQQEGSAKVAELPEGIRWHFIGGLQRNKVRKVLQDFDVLHSVDSLKLASHIDRIAGELQLKPEVYLEVNLAGEASKGGFGPEELSGVLQQLVEMENLSVNGLMAIPPAVGQAEDARPWFRLARELRDRLEDGQGVSLPGLSMGMSGDFEVAIEEGATIVRVGSSIFGDREVSA